The sequence below is a genomic window from Bacteroidota bacterium.
CCATCACGCTCCCCATATCTATCTGCGATATTATCTTCGCCTGGTTGGTGATCATAGGGACAAAGAACCAGATAAAACCGGCTACGATAAATAACATTACAACAAGAGTGATCAAAGCACTTACTCCCTGTGGTATGCTAAACTTACCTATCCTGACCCGGTTTATGAGCTTTACCAAAGGTTGCCCTATCACTGAAAGTACGGCAGCCACCAATACATAAACCACAATGTCGGAAAAAAACCATATGAAAAGGATTAGCAGTGCCAATCCCAATACGGTGAAAACGAAAGGATACTTTTTTAGCATGGTACAACAGTTTAGGTTGAGTAAATATACAGGAAATACCTTCTTAAACCTTTGAAAAATAAAAAATCATAATACCTATATTTGTTAAATATACAAATCAATAAATTAAACAAAATGGTCTTTTTGATTGTTAGAGAGTTATTAACAAAAATAGAATGAACCAGTCCAAATCAAATTCTCAAAAGAAGGTAATAGTTATAGGAGCAGGGTTTTCAGGACTTTCTGCGGCAACCAGTCTTGCAGCCATGGGATTTAACGTTAGCATCCTGGAAAAACACGACATGGCCGGAGGCAGGGCACGAAAGTTCGAGTCCGCTGGTTTCACATTCGACATGGGCCCTTCATGGTACTGGATGCCCGATGTATTTGAAAGGTATTTTTACCGTTTCGGTAAATCGACATCAGATTATTATGATTTGATAAGGCTGGATCCTTCATATTCAATATATTTCAATCCACAGGAAAAAGTCAGCCTTCCTGCAAGCATGGAAGGTATGGAAGCTTTGTTCGAGAGCTATGAAAAAGGTGCGGGTTTAAAACTCAGGAAATTCCTGAAAGCAGCAAAGATAAAATATGATATCGGCATCCGCGACCTGGTGTACAAGCCAGGACTTTCCCTCCTGGAGTATATTTCATCGGACTCATTGCGGTATTTAATGAAACTGAGCATTTTTCAGACCTTCAATAGCTATACCCGTAAATACTTTAAAGACCAGCGTTTGCTGCAGATGCTTGAATTCCCGGTATTATTCCTGGGAGGTACAGGAAAGACGACCCCGGCACTTTACAGCCTGATGAACTATGGTGATATTGCTCTCGGTACCTGGTATCCCATGGGTGGGATGTATTCCGTTGTTGAAGGAATGGTAAAACTAGCCGAGGAACAAGGTGTGCGTATCATATACAGCAGCGATGTGGAAAGCCTGCCTGTTAGAAATGGTAAAATCAGAGAGGTTATTGCGGATGGAGTTAGTTACAATGCAGATATTGTTGTCAGCAGCGCAGATTACAATTTCACTGAGATGAACCTGCTCCATGAAAGCGATCGCTCGTACAGCGAAAAATATTGGAACAAAAGGGTAATGTCCCCATCTTCCCTAATATTCTTCCTCGGCTTGAACAGAAAAATACGTGGGTTGGATCATCATACCCTGTTTTTTGACGAAGATTTCAGCAGGCATGCGGCTTCCATTTATGATCAGCCGGCATGGCCGGAAAATCCCTCTTTATATTTTTCCTGTACCTCCAAGACAGATCCTTCCGTTGCACCTTCCGGCTATGAGAATCTCATGGTTCTGATACCTGTAGCCCCCGGCCTGGAAGACAACGATGATATCCGTGAAAAATATTACAAAATTGTCATGGAAAGGATCAATAAGATCCTGGGAGAAAATATTGAGAAAAATGTCATTTATAAAAGATCATATGCATTAAATGATTTTAGTATCGACTACAATGCATTTCAGGGCAATGCCTATGGTCTTGCAAACACCCTTTTGCAAACGGCTTTTCTCAAGCCGAAACTTAAGAGCCGCAAGGTTGAGAACCTTTATTATACAGGACAATTAACGGTTCCGGGACCAGGAGTACCACCGGCACTTATTTCCGGACAAGTTGTTGCTGATGTAATTACCAAAACCGAAAAATCATGAAAGAAATATACGATAACATATCCAGGAAAACCAGTAAAATAACCACTACTACTTATAGTACGTCCTTTTCTCTGGGAATAAGGTTTTTTAACCCCAAATACCACGATCCGATATATGCGATCTATGGTTTTGTCAGGTTAGCCGATGAAATTGTAGATACTTTCCATCAGTATGATAAAAGGAAACTGTTAGACAAGTTCAGGGAAGACACCTATGAAGCAATCAGCGACGGGATCAGTATGAATCCCATCCTCAATAGTTTCCAATGGGCTGTAAACCGCTATAATATTGAACGCCAGCTTATCGACCAATTCCTGCACAGCATGGAAATGGACCTTGGCCTGGAGGATCATGACCGGGATTCCTATGATGAGTATATCCTGGGATCCGCAGAAGTTGTTGGACTTATGTGCCTTAGAGTATTCACCGATGGGAATGATGAATATTATGAGTCACTAAAACAACCTGCCATGAGACTGGGAGCAGCATTTCAGAAGATCAACTTCCTGAGGGATATAAAAAACGATCACATGTCGCTTGGCCGGTCTTACTTCCCTGAAGTAGATATTTTTAACTTCTCGGATGAACAGAAAAAAGAAATAGAATTGGAAATAGAAAGTGACTTTCGGGCCGGACTGGAAGGAATTAAGAAATTACCCTTTGGCGCCCGTTATGGAGTTTACCTGGCCTATGTATATTATTATAAGCTTTTCAGGAAAATCAGAAGGGTGAAGGCGGAAAAGGTAATGCAGAAAAGAGTCAGGATCCCGAATCCTGTGAAATACTCAATGATCCTGAGCAGTTACCTCCGCCACCGTATAGGAATCCTTTAAAAACAAATGCTTTTAATCTATGACCTGGTTTATCGCAATATTACTTATCGTCGGAGCATTTTTCTTTATGGAATTCATGGCATGGTTCACACATAAATATGTGATGCACGGCTTCCTATGGGTTCTCCATAAAGATCATCACATCCGGGATGGACGGAAATGGGAATACAATGACTTGTTCGCGGTATTTTTTGCCATACCGAGCGTATTGCTTATCCTGTTTGGTATCCGGAATGATAATCCCTGGCTGTTATTTACCGGCATAGGCATCGCCCTCTATGGCTTCGCTTATTTCCTGTTCCATGATGTTTTCGTCCACCAGCGCATCAAAACCGGAAGACAAGTCAGCAACCGTTACCTGCGAGCCACCCTGAAAGCCCATCTCGAACACCATACCCCCAGAGCCCATTACAATTACGGATTTCTGATCGCACCCTGGAAGTATTACCGGGAAGAATTCGGTAAAGTAAAAAACAAAACATCAAATTAAAATCCTGTGTATACTTACCTGCTCATAAACCTGGTGGCTATAAGCCTTCCTATGATTGCCACCTTTTTCCCATGGCATCGTTTCGACAAGCAGTGGAAATATGTATTCCCTGCGATCCTGTTAACAATGGTAATATTTATACCATGGGATGTTATCTTCACCCGAATGGGAGTCTGGGGATTCAATCCCCTTTATCTTAGCGGAGTTTATATCCTCGATCTTCCGCTTGGAGAATGGTTGTTCTTCATTTGCATACCCTATGCCGCCCTATTTACTTATGATGCCGTGAATTACGTTATCAGGAAAGATTTTCTGGGTAAAGCCGCTCCATGGATCAGCGGGGTGTTGGGTACAGGGTTGCTGGTAACCGGGCTTTTACACCTTGAACAATTATATACATCCATCACTTTTATTGCAACCGGAATATTCCTGCTTCTTCACCTGATCATCTGGAAATCAAAATACATGGGCAGGTTTTTTCTCTCCTATAGCTTTGTTTTGCTCCCCTTTATCATCATCAATGGTTTCCTCACTGGTTCTTTCATACCGGAAGAGGTCGTTTGGTATAATGATGCCCAAAACCTTGGAATCCGGATTTTTACCATACCCCTGGAGGACTTTGTTTACAGCCTTCTCCTGCAGGGACTGAATGTCACCTTTTTCGAAACACTTAAAAAGATATACTAATACAGCAGATCGATCGGACGGAAAAATCAATATGACCATAGATTGTCCTGATGTCCTCCCGAAGGTGACGAACCTATCTTAATATAATTATCAATGGCCCCGGATATCAGTTGTGAAGCCCTTGAAATAAATTCCTCGTATACGGGCGGCATATGACGGTTCAGGTAAAAAAGCATTAGTCCCGATATCATCATATTCATTTCCGACATTCCCCTTGATGCAGTTTCCTCATCGATCATGCTTTCTCCGGTTAATATCTTCCAATCCTTTTCCGTCAAACGATCCAGGAAGTAGTATATCAGTTCCGGTGCTTCCATACCGGAAGAAATATCAGACAAACGCTCCAGGAAAAACAATTCAAATATTCCCGGATACTGAATAAAATACCGGATATATGCCATATACATGGCTTTCAGTTTTCCGGCTCCATGTGGCTCCGTTTGCGTCTCAACCTGAACAAATTCTGCACATTCTTCCTGGAAATCTTTCACGCAAATGAACACCAGTTCCTTTACATCCCTGAAATAATTATAAATGGTTGCATAAGAGTAACCCGCTTTCTCTGCGATATTTCTCACACTTACGCTTTTCAACCCCTCCCCTTTCAGGAGTTCTTTGGTTGCTTCTATGAAATAAGACCTCATCCTGGCTTCCTGGATTTCTTTGTTGCTCATAAAAACTAAAATTTTAACAGTGCAAATATAATTAACATTGTTAATCTGCAAAATAAAAAAATGCCACGAATTCACGAATAAAGATGAAGAACGAATATTTAACTTCACCTACAGACGTGAAGTTAAGATTTAATTC
It includes:
- the crtI gene encoding phytoene desaturase, coding for MNQSKSNSQKKVIVIGAGFSGLSAATSLAAMGFNVSILEKHDMAGGRARKFESAGFTFDMGPSWYWMPDVFERYFYRFGKSTSDYYDLIRLDPSYSIYFNPQEKVSLPASMEGMEALFESYEKGAGLKLRKFLKAAKIKYDIGIRDLVYKPGLSLLEYISSDSLRYLMKLSIFQTFNSYTRKYFKDQRLLQMLEFPVLFLGGTGKTTPALYSLMNYGDIALGTWYPMGGMYSVVEGMVKLAEEQGVRIIYSSDVESLPVRNGKIREVIADGVSYNADIVVSSADYNFTEMNLLHESDRSYSEKYWNKRVMSPSSLIFFLGLNRKIRGLDHHTLFFDEDFSRHAASIYDQPAWPENPSLYFSCTSKTDPSVAPSGYENLMVLIPVAPGLEDNDDIREKYYKIVMERINKILGENIEKNVIYKRSYALNDFSIDYNAFQGNAYGLANTLLQTAFLKPKLKSRKVENLYYTGQLTVPGPGVPPALISGQVVADVITKTEKS
- a CDS encoding phytoene/squalene synthase family protein, producing MKEIYDNISRKTSKITTTTYSTSFSLGIRFFNPKYHDPIYAIYGFVRLADEIVDTFHQYDKRKLLDKFREDTYEAISDGISMNPILNSFQWAVNRYNIERQLIDQFLHSMEMDLGLEDHDRDSYDEYILGSAEVVGLMCLRVFTDGNDEYYESLKQPAMRLGAAFQKINFLRDIKNDHMSLGRSYFPEVDIFNFSDEQKKEIELEIESDFRAGLEGIKKLPFGARYGVYLAYVYYYKLFRKIRRVKAEKVMQKRVRIPNPVKYSMILSSYLRHRIGIL
- a CDS encoding sterol desaturase family protein — protein: MTWFIAILLIVGAFFFMEFMAWFTHKYVMHGFLWVLHKDHHIRDGRKWEYNDLFAVFFAIPSVLLILFGIRNDNPWLLFTGIGIALYGFAYFLFHDVFVHQRIKTGRQVSNRYLRATLKAHLEHHTPRAHYNYGFLIAPWKYYREEFGKVKNKTSN
- a CDS encoding TetR/AcrR family transcriptional regulator — its product is MSNKEIQEARMRSYFIEATKELLKGEGLKSVSVRNIAEKAGYSYATIYNYFRDVKELVFICVKDFQEECAEFVQVETQTEPHGAGKLKAMYMAYIRYFIQYPGIFELFFLERLSDISSGMEAPELIYYFLDRLTEKDWKILTGESMIDEETASRGMSEMNMMISGLMLFYLNRHMPPVYEEFISRASQLISGAIDNYIKIGSSPSGGHQDNLWSY
- a CDS encoding lycopene cyclase domain-containing protein, which codes for MIATFFPWHRFDKQWKYVFPAILLTMVIFIPWDVIFTRMGVWGFNPLYLSGVYILDLPLGEWLFFICIPYAALFTYDAVNYVIRKDFLGKAAPWISGVLGTGLLVTGLLHLEQLYTSITFIATGIFLLLHLIIWKSKYMGRFFLSYSFVLLPFIIINGFLTGSFIPEEVVWYNDAQNLGIRIFTIPLEDFVYSLLLQGLNVTFFETLKKIY